From the genome of Deinococcus sp. AJ005, one region includes:
- a CDS encoding DHCW motif cupin fold protein, producing the protein MQIQDIPFGVTDWSAVPMTEHPGVTGVAHWRTQNFGGIRVRMVEYSPGYLADHWCSKGHILLVLDGQLDTELEDGRTFTLLPGQSYQVADHAEAHRSSTASGAKLFIVD; encoded by the coding sequence ATGCAGATACAGGACATTCCATTTGGCGTCACCGACTGGTCTGCGGTGCCGATGACCGAACATCCCGGCGTGACGGGCGTGGCCCACTGGCGCACCCAAAACTTCGGCGGCATTCGCGTCCGCATGGTGGAGTATTCCCCTGGCTATCTGGCGGACCATTGGTGCAGCAAGGGTCACATCCTGCTGGTGCTGGACGGCCAACTGGACACCGAACTGGAAGATGGCCGCACTTTCACCCTTCTCCCCGGCCAGAGCTATCAGGTGGCCGATCACGCCGAGGCGCACCGCTCCAGCACGGCAAGTGGGGCGAAACTTTTTATCGTCGATTAG
- the rho gene encoding transcription termination factor Rho: MPFQELQQKILPELHLIAAGYGIDNYRKLKKDALALAIMEHQADAEGQLLARGYLEISADGYGFLQSDLLDPNSRTVLVTAGLIKANHLRTGDDVIGRARRPRENERFGSLVQVEAVNGLDPEAARRRPRFDDLTPTFPEHQLVLEDPGNTDGLSLRVVDLLVPIGRGQRALIVAPPKAGKTTLLKQIANSIVKNYPDVTVMVLLVDERPEEVTDFRESVQGAQVVASTFDEPPQHHVRVAEFVHERARRIVEDGGHVVILLDSITRLARANNLVTPPTGRTLSGGLDSNALHWPKRFLGAARNIREGGSLTILATALVETGSRMDDVIFEEFKGTGNAELVLSRRLEERRIFPALDIIKSGTRREELLLQPEVLKKMWLLRKVISDMDPADAMEMLLTRMGKTRNNVEFLQNLAGG, from the coding sequence CTGCCGTTTCAGGAGCTGCAGCAGAAAATTCTGCCAGAGCTGCACCTGATCGCCGCCGGGTACGGCATCGACAACTACCGCAAGCTGAAAAAAGATGCCCTGGCGCTGGCGATCATGGAGCACCAGGCCGACGCCGAAGGCCAACTGCTGGCGCGCGGCTACCTGGAAATCAGCGCCGACGGCTACGGCTTCCTGCAATCGGACCTGCTGGACCCCAACAGCCGCACGGTGCTGGTCACGGCGGGGCTGATCAAAGCCAACCATCTGCGGACCGGTGACGACGTCATTGGCCGCGCCCGCCGCCCGCGTGAGAATGAGCGTTTCGGCTCTCTGGTGCAGGTGGAGGCGGTCAACGGTCTGGACCCCGAAGCCGCCCGCCGCCGCCCCCGCTTCGATGACCTGACCCCCACCTTTCCAGAACATCAACTGGTGCTGGAAGACCCCGGCAACACGGATGGCCTGAGTCTGCGCGTCGTCGATTTGCTGGTCCCCATCGGACGCGGGCAGCGGGCACTGATCGTCGCCCCGCCGAAAGCCGGAAAAACCACCCTCCTCAAGCAGATTGCCAACTCCATCGTCAAGAACTATCCCGACGTGACCGTGATGGTGCTGCTGGTGGACGAGCGCCCCGAGGAAGTGACCGATTTCCGCGAGAGCGTGCAGGGCGCGCAGGTGGTGGCCTCTACCTTCGACGAGCCGCCGCAGCACCACGTCCGGGTGGCCGAATTCGTCCACGAACGCGCGCGCCGCATCGTGGAAGACGGCGGCCATGTGGTCATCCTGCTGGACAGCATCACCCGTCTGGCCCGTGCCAACAACCTGGTCACGCCGCCCACCGGGCGCACCCTCTCGGGCGGCCTGGACAGCAATGCGCTGCACTGGCCCAAGCGCTTTCTGGGCGCGGCCCGCAACATCCGCGAGGGCGGCAGCCTGACCATTCTGGCGACGGCGCTGGTGGAAACGGGCAGCCGCATGGACGATGTGATCTTCGAGGAATTCAAGGGCACCGGCAACGCCGAACTCGTTCTCTCGCGCCGTCTGGAAGAACGCCGAATTTTCCCCGCGTTGGACATCATCAAGTCCGGCACCCGCCGCGAGGAGCTGCTGCTTCAGCCCGAAGTCCTGAAAAAGATGTGGCTGCTCCGCAAAGTCATCAGTGACATGGACCCCGCCGACGCGATGGAAATGCTGCTCACGCGCATGGGCAAGACCCGCAACAACGTGGAATTCCTGCAAAATCTGGCGGGCGGCTGA
- the pdxS gene encoding pyridoxal 5'-phosphate synthase lyase subunit PdxS, translating to MSDSQNGMPQQTDLNFGFAEMFKGGVIMDVVTADQARIAEAAGATAVMALERVPADIRVDGGVARMSDPKMIKEIIAAVTIPVMAKVRIGHIVEAQILQALGVDFIDESEVLTPADEQFHILKTEFKVPFVCGAKNLGEALRRVAEGASMIRTKGEAGTGNVVEAVRHARTILGEIRSIQARPVEELMTVARDLQAPYELVKYVHQHGKLPVVNFAAGGIATPADAALMMVLGLDGVFVGSGIFKSDNPERRAQAIVKAVTHYQNPELLAEISEDLGAPMTGINIDDLIPAERLASRGW from the coding sequence ATGAGCGATTCCCAGAACGGTATGCCCCAGCAGACAGACCTCAACTTCGGCTTCGCCGAGATGTTCAAGGGCGGCGTGATCATGGACGTGGTCACCGCAGATCAGGCCCGCATCGCCGAGGCGGCGGGGGCAACTGCCGTAATGGCGCTGGAGCGCGTGCCTGCCGATATCCGTGTGGACGGCGGCGTGGCCCGCATGAGCGATCCGAAGATGATCAAGGAAATCATCGCGGCGGTAACCATTCCGGTGATGGCCAAGGTCCGAATCGGCCACATCGTGGAAGCGCAGATCTTGCAAGCGCTGGGCGTGGATTTCATTGACGAATCCGAAGTGCTGACTCCCGCCGACGAGCAGTTTCATATCCTCAAGACGGAGTTCAAGGTGCCGTTCGTCTGTGGGGCCAAGAATCTGGGCGAGGCGCTGCGCCGTGTGGCCGAAGGAGCCAGCATGATTCGCACCAAGGGCGAGGCGGGCACCGGCAACGTGGTGGAAGCTGTCCGGCACGCCCGCACCATCCTGGGCGAGATTCGCAGCATCCAGGCCCGCCCCGTTGAGGAGCTGATGACGGTGGCCCGTGACCTGCAAGCCCCCTACGAACTGGTGAAATATGTCCACCAGCACGGCAAGCTGCCTGTGGTGAACTTTGCTGCTGGTGGGATCGCAACGCCTGCCGACGCGGCCCTGATGATGGTGCTGGGGCTGGACGGCGTGTTCGTGGGCAGCGGCATCTTCAAGAGCGACAACCCCGAACGCCGCGCGCAGGCCATCGTCAAAGCCGTGACCCATTATCAGAATCCTGAACTGCTGGCCGAGATCAGTGAGGATCTGGGCGCACCCATGACCGGTATCAACATCGACGATCTGATTCCTGCCGAACGCCTCGCCTCGCGTGGCTGGTAA
- the pdxT gene encoding pyridoxal 5'-phosphate synthase glutaminase subunit PdxT, whose amino-acid sequence MAGKPLSIGVLALQGAFREHCRLLESLGVAVQEVRLPADLAGLDGLILPGGESTTMARLLTEYALWEPIRDFHAGGGAIWGTCAGAILLAREVQGAPPQFGGQQESLRLLNTTVQRNAFGRQINSFAAPLIVQGLDLPFPAVFIRAPAFSGAGVEATVLAEWDGQAVMLRQGRILATAFHPELSGDAGIHKLFMEMVQEAQIANA is encoded by the coding sequence GTGGCTGGTAAACCGCTCAGCATTGGCGTCCTTGCTCTCCAGGGGGCATTCCGTGAACACTGCCGCCTGCTGGAATCACTGGGGGTGGCGGTGCAGGAGGTGCGCCTGCCCGCTGATCTCGCGGGCCTCGATGGCCTGATCCTGCCCGGCGGGGAGAGTACGACGATGGCCCGCCTGCTCACGGAGTATGCCCTGTGGGAGCCGATCCGGGACTTCCACGCGGGCGGGGGAGCCATCTGGGGCACTTGCGCTGGGGCCATCCTGCTGGCCCGCGAGGTCCAGGGTGCGCCGCCGCAATTTGGTGGTCAGCAGGAAAGCCTGCGTCTGCTGAACACTACTGTGCAGCGCAACGCCTTTGGGCGGCAGATCAATTCCTTTGCCGCCCCCCTGATTGTTCAGGGCCTGGATTTGCCGTTTCCCGCCGTTTTCATTCGCGCGCCAGCCTTTAGCGGTGCTGGCGTAGAGGCCACGGTTCTGGCCGAGTGGGACGGTCAGGCCGTAATGCTGCGTCAGGGCCGGATTCTGGCGACGGCATTTCATCCTGAACTGAGTGGAGATGCCGGAATCCACAAGCTTTTTATGGAAATGGTCCAGGAAGCGCAAATCGCAAACGCATAG
- a CDS encoding Gfo/Idh/MocA family protein: MNEVTVAVIGCGNRGADVYARHLAAQGVRITHLVDPRAARLSEVAARHGLGPEGCFSDWDNFFALGRVADAVVIATPDDQHVQPCLQALALGYDVLLEKPICLAEAELNVLLQAEAQSVGSVTVCHVLRATPFFQEVKQVLDSGRLGQLVGIQHAENVAYWHYAHSYVRGNWRASPPAAPFLLAKSCHDLDLLRWFAGAPPSRVDSQGSLHHFRPENAPAAASDRCVTCPVVACPYDARQIYGSRPLESWPNTVLTAGGQTLAGALETGPYGQCVYLGLNDVADHQSVTVTFENGVTAGLTVSAFTHNNTRTFKLLGTHGELRGQMERGELELHDFRHGTVECWTVVADGNHGGGDVGLVRGWLALLRGEVGLPTPLSESLDSHRIAFAAECSRLL, encoded by the coding sequence ATGAATGAAGTCACCGTCGCCGTCATCGGCTGCGGCAACCGGGGGGCAGATGTCTATGCCCGGCATCTGGCTGCACAGGGCGTGCGGATCACGCATCTGGTAGACCCCCGCGCGGCCCGGTTGTCGGAAGTGGCCGCCCGACATGGCCTTGGGCCGGAAGGCTGTTTCTCCGACTGGGATAACTTCTTCGCACTGGGACGTGTGGCCGACGCCGTCGTGATCGCCACCCCCGATGATCAGCATGTTCAGCCATGCCTGCAAGCTCTGGCGCTGGGGTACGACGTGCTGCTGGAGAAGCCGATCTGTCTGGCCGAGGCCGAACTAAACGTGTTGCTTCAGGCCGAGGCCCAGTCGGTTGGGAGTGTGACCGTCTGTCATGTGCTGCGGGCCACGCCGTTCTTCCAGGAGGTGAAGCAGGTCCTGGATTCCGGGCGGTTGGGCCAGTTGGTGGGCATCCAGCACGCGGAGAACGTGGCTTACTGGCATTACGCGCACTCCTACGTGCGGGGCAACTGGCGGGCCTCTCCCCCGGCAGCACCGTTTCTCCTCGCCAAGAGTTGCCATGATCTGGACCTGCTGCGCTGGTTCGCGGGTGCGCCGCCGTCACGGGTGGACAGTCAGGGCAGCCTGCACCACTTTCGCCCCGAGAACGCGCCAGCAGCAGCTTCTGACCGCTGCGTAACCTGCCCGGTGGTAGCCTGCCCCTACGACGCGCGCCAGATTTACGGCAGTCGCCCGCTGGAAAGCTGGCCCAACACGGTGTTGACCGCCGGGGGTCAGACGCTGGCCGGGGCGTTGGAGACCGGGCCATACGGCCAATGCGTCTACCTAGGCCTGAACGACGTGGCCGATCATCAGTCCGTGACCGTCACCTTCGAGAATGGCGTGACTGCTGGGCTGACCGTCAGTGCCTTCACGCACAACAACACCCGCACCTTCAAACTGCTCGGCACGCATGGCGAACTGCGCGGGCAGATGGAGCGCGGCGAGCTGGAACTCCATGACTTTCGGCATGGCACCGTGGAATGCTGGACGGTGGTAGCGGATGGCAACCACGGTGGCGGCGACGTGGGGCTGGTGCGCGGCTGGCTGGCCTTGCTGCGGGGTGAGGTGGGGCTTCCCACTCCCCTCTCCGAATCGCTGGATTCCCACCGGATAGCGTTTGCGGCGGAGTGTTCCCGACTTCTCTGA
- a CDS encoding dipeptide epimerase: MDGVSVAWETLELHTAQPFGIARWTHSIYPRTIVTFTRDGIVGRGEAAPNAFYGETRGTVEAVLPLLAQALTDPWDWDGLHASLSARMPHDHPSVKCALEMAALEWCAASVGLPVWKLLGLSPAPLPRSSYTVSLADIPDMQRQAREAVAAGHTVLKVKLGTERDTAILEALRGEAPDVALRVDANAAWTRPQAKRMLGVLEAVGVELVEQPLAADDLEGHAELRRLSRVPLVADESLHHVRDVTALAEAFDGVNLKLAKLGGPLQALAALRLARAHGLSVMIGCMIESSLGISAAAHLAGLCDWADLDGALLLADDPFTGLEWTAGELARPQGVGWGVTRG, from the coding sequence GTGGACGGCGTGAGCGTGGCCTGGGAAACCCTGGAGCTGCACACCGCGCAGCCCTTCGGCATCGCCCGCTGGACACACAGCATCTATCCGCGCACCATCGTCACTTTCACACGGGATGGAATCGTGGGCCGGGGCGAGGCGGCTCCAAACGCTTTTTACGGCGAGACGCGCGGCACGGTGGAGGCGGTGCTGCCTCTGCTGGCCCAGGCTTTAACCGATCCCTGGGACTGGGATGGCCTGCACGCGAGCCTTTCAGCGCGGATGCCGCACGATCACCCCTCGGTCAAATGCGCGCTGGAGATGGCGGCGCTAGAATGGTGCGCGGCCTCGGTGGGTCTGCCCGTCTGGAAACTGCTGGGCCTCTCCCCCGCTCCGCTGCCCCGCAGCAGTTACACGGTCAGTCTGGCCGACATCCCCGACATGCAGCGGCAGGCGCGTGAGGCGGTGGCCGCCGGGCACACGGTTCTCAAGGTCAAGCTGGGGACGGAGCGGGACACGGCGATTCTAGAAGCCTTGCGCGGGGAGGCTCCAGACGTGGCCCTGCGTGTGGATGCCAACGCCGCCTGGACGCGCCCGCAGGCCAAACGCATGCTGGGTGTGCTGGAAGCGGTGGGGGTAGAACTGGTGGAACAACCCCTGGCGGCGGACGATCTGGAGGGCCACGCCGAACTGCGCCGCCTGTCGCGCGTGCCGCTGGTGGCCGACGAGAGCCTACACCATGTCCGCGACGTGACTGCGCTGGCTGAAGCTTTTGATGGCGTGAACCTCAAACTCGCCAAGCTGGGCGGGCCACTCCAGGCGCTCGCGGCCTTGCGACTGGCCCGCGCCCACGGCCTGAGCGTGATGATCGGCTGCATGATTGAAAGTAGCCTGGGCATCTCTGCCGCCGCGCATCTGGCCGGACTGTGCGACTGGGCCGATCTGGACGGGGCGCTGCTGCTGGCCGACGATCCATTTACCGGGCTGGAATGGACGGCGGGCGAACTGGCGAGGCCGCAGGGCGTGGGCTGGGGCGTGACAAGGGGATGA
- a CDS encoding C40 family peptidase: protein MSLPDSRTHAYQPDSLLAEDALRGQLSEADWTYITPRPMAAISRLSLRSGPRADAAQVSEALLGEALELLWEDGNGWAYIRTVHDRYLGWTPAAGLTGPQHGDLLTVTALRAHAYAGPKVSQPIVGELCLGARIIHAPGETVTEGGRRWLPVSLPSGKDAWVGEAVISPIREADAAALALRFLDTPYVWGGRGAWGLDCSGLTQLVFAAFGQPIPRDADQQQEFLGVVERPQRGDLAFFPGHVGLMLDERRMVHANATNMRVTVETLSEGEYGQKLAEGCTGFGRWTA, encoded by the coding sequence ATGTCCCTCCCCGATTCTCGCACCCACGCCTATCAGCCCGACTCCCTCCTGGCCGAGGACGCCCTGCGCGGCCAACTTTCAGAGGCCGATTGGACCTATATCACCCCACGTCCAATGGCCGCCATCAGCCGTCTAAGCCTGCGCTCTGGACCCCGCGCCGACGCGGCCCAGGTCTCGGAGGCGCTGCTCGGCGAGGCGCTGGAGTTGCTCTGGGAAGACGGAAATGGCTGGGCCTATATCCGCACCGTCCATGACCGCTACCTGGGCTGGACTCCGGCAGCGGGGTTGACCGGGCCACAGCACGGCGATTTACTGACGGTGACCGCCCTGCGCGCCCACGCTTACGCCGGGCCGAAGGTCAGCCAGCCGATTGTTGGAGAGCTGTGCCTGGGGGCCAGGATCATTCACGCACCGGGCGAAACCGTGACCGAAGGTGGGCGGCGCTGGCTGCCGGTCTCACTTCCCAGCGGCAAAGATGCATGGGTGGGCGAGGCTGTCATCTCCCCTATCCGTGAAGCCGATGCGGCTGCGCTGGCCCTGCGCTTTCTGGACACGCCGTATGTCTGGGGGGGGCGCGGCGCCTGGGGACTAGACTGCTCGGGATTAACGCAACTGGTGTTCGCCGCGTTCGGACAACCCATTCCCCGTGACGCCGATCAGCAGCAGGAATTTCTGGGTGTGGTGGAACGGCCCCAGCGCGGCGATCTGGCCTTCTTCCCCGGTCACGTCGGCCTGATGCTGGACGAACGGCGGATGGTCCACGCCAATGCCACGAATATGCGTGTGACCGTGGAGACGTTGAGCGAGGGCGAGTACGGACAGAAGCTGGCGGAAGGCTGCACGGGCTTCGGACGGTGGACGGCGTGA
- a CDS encoding dipeptidase: MRLIDGHLDLAYNALNGRDLTLTLEELRRVDPVEGQTATTTFTELRAAGVGVCFGTLFALPRTPDSPQGYTDHAGARAQALAQLDVYRRWEDGGFLRLLRSGAEVSAHLAQADAPLGVVLLMEGADPLRDEGDLPFWVDAGVRLIGPAWGVTAYAGGTGAPGPLTDAGKALVTAMCDLGIALDASHLDDAAFWDAAEIGPKMIASHSNSRALVPGNRHLNDEMARAIAERGGVIGLVFLSSFIKQGMETGATLDDLAAHARHYAELVGWDRVAIGSDMDGGFGAEKTPVGIGRYSELPRFLDEVPGEHRAGVAGENWLRWLTAYL; the protein is encoded by the coding sequence GTGAGGCTGATCGACGGGCATCTGGACCTCGCCTACAACGCGCTGAATGGGCGCGATCTGACGCTGACGCTGGAAGAGTTGCGGCGCGTTGACCCGGTGGAGGGGCAGACCGCCACCACCACTTTCACGGAATTACGGGCAGCGGGCGTGGGGGTCTGTTTCGGCACGCTGTTCGCGCTGCCACGCACGCCCGACTCGCCGCAGGGCTACACCGATCATGCCGGGGCGCGGGCACAGGCGCTGGCTCAACTGGACGTGTACCGCCGCTGGGAGGACGGGGGTTTTCTCCGGCTTCTGCGCTCTGGGGCCGAGGTCAGCGCCCATCTCGCTCAAGCAGATGCTCCACTGGGTGTCGTGCTGCTGATGGAGGGGGCGGACCCGCTGCGGGACGAGGGTGACCTGCCATTCTGGGTGGACGCGGGCGTGCGGCTGATTGGCCCGGCGTGGGGCGTGACGGCTTACGCAGGCGGCACGGGTGCGCCGGGGCCTCTGACGGATGCGGGTAAAGCGCTGGTGACGGCCATGTGTGATCTGGGCATTGCCCTAGACGCCTCCCATCTGGACGACGCCGCGTTCTGGGACGCCGCTGAAATTGGCCCGAAGATGATCGCCTCGCATTCCAATTCCCGTGCGCTGGTCCCTGGCAACCGCCACCTGAATGACGAGATGGCCCGCGCCATTGCCGAGCGCGGCGGCGTGATCGGGCTGGTGTTCCTGAGTTCGTTTATCAAACAGGGGATGGAAACGGGGGCGACGCTGGACGATCTGGCCGCACATGCCCGCCATTACGCCGAACTTGTCGGCTGGGACCGGGTGGCGATAGGCAGCGACATGGACGGCGGTTTCGGGGCCGAGAAGACACCCGTGGGCATCGGGCGATACTCGGAATTGCCCCGTTTTCTGGATGAAGTGCCCGGAGAACACCGCGCGGGGGTGGCGGGCGAAAACTGGTTGCGCTGGCTGACGGCGTACCTGTAA
- a CDS encoding HAD family hydrolase, translated as MTTPPAALLVPLKAVLFDRDDTIAYTDGAVYAEAARWAAGEYGLDAHAVGAAMLGQWQERALTWWDLRTEEDETAFWDSYGLELMERLGLPASDAAAFMAAYPYERFMKPVPHAREVLQELRARGLKIGVLSNTLPSIVRTLEEVGLADLVDVAVATCSLGIHKPDAGAFLHAAEALGLRPQEVLFVDDKQENVDAARALGMTATVIDLHGQDRDAIHDLRAVLNLVGELVRA; from the coding sequence ATGACCACCCCGCCTGCGGCCCTCCTTGTTCCACTGAAAGCGGTGTTGTTTGACCGCGACGACACCATCGCCTACACAGACGGCGCGGTCTACGCCGAGGCTGCGCGCTGGGCCGCCGGGGAGTATGGCCTGGACGCCCACGCAGTGGGCGCGGCGATGCTGGGGCAGTGGCAGGAGCGGGCGCTGACGTGGTGGGATCTGCGGACCGAGGAGGACGAGACGGCTTTCTGGGACAGCTATGGTCTGGAGCTGATGGAACGGCTGGGCCTGCCCGCCTCCGACGCTGCCGCTTTCATGGCCGCCTATCCCTACGAGCGGTTCATGAAGCCCGTGCCGCACGCTCGCGAGGTCTTGCAGGAACTGCGCGCCCGTGGCCTCAAGATCGGGGTGCTGAGCAACACGCTGCCCAGCATCGTCCGCACGCTGGAGGAGGTGGGGCTGGCCGATCTGGTGGACGTGGCGGTGGCGACGTGTTCGCTGGGCATCCACAAGCCGGACGCGGGCGCGTTCCTGCACGCCGCCGAGGCACTGGGACTGCGCCCGCAGGAGGTGCTGTTCGTGGACGACAAGCAGGAAAATGTGGATGCTGCCCGCGCCCTGGGCATGACGGCCACCGTGATTGATCTGCATGGTCAGGACCGTGACGCCATCCATGATCTGCGGGCGGTGCTGAATCTGGTGGGCGAGTTGGTGCGCGCGTGA
- a CDS encoding alanine--glyoxylate aminotransferase family protein, with protein MPLDAYPEHILLTPGPTPIHPRAMHAMTRPMLGHMDPEVFALNREIQADLRVMYGAEPEGFTALLAGTGSLGMEAGFANLVEEGDEVLVCANGSFGCRMAEMAARYGARVRLVTAPLGEAIRPEDVAAQLAHGGDIRMVAVVHGETSTGVLNPVPAIAELVRGTGALLTVDAVTTAGMEPFHMADWGVDYAYTGAQKCLSAPPGVAPVAISERALARYAARRTPTPLWYCDFEGLRDYWTRHTYHHTVPVNLHFAFHAALQAALEEGMQARQRRVQQVGEAILSALKPLGFSPYVRRPEDRLPTVLALRLPEGFDDAGVRQALRKREISVTGGLGPTTGVIWRLGLMGEAARPGPYRALMTALEDILGERGLVERFDESLDGVLV; from the coding sequence ATGCCTCTGGACGCCTATCCTGAACACATCCTGCTCACCCCCGGCCCCACCCCGATCCATCCGCGCGCCATGCACGCCATGACCCGCCCGATGCTGGGCCATATGGACCCGGAGGTGTTTGCTCTCAACCGCGAGATTCAGGCCGATCTGCGCGTGATGTACGGCGCGGAACCGGAAGGCTTTACCGCACTGCTGGCCGGAACGGGGAGCCTGGGCATGGAAGCAGGATTTGCCAATCTGGTGGAAGAAGGCGATGAGGTCCTGGTCTGCGCCAACGGCAGCTTTGGCTGCCGCATGGCCGAGATGGCGGCCCGCTACGGCGCGCGGGTGCGGCTGGTCACGGCCCCGCTGGGCGAGGCGATTCGCCCGGAGGACGTGGCTGCGCAACTGGCCCACGGCGGTGATATCCGCATGGTAGCCGTGGTCCACGGCGAGACGAGTACTGGCGTGCTGAATCCGGTTCCCGCCATTGCCGAACTGGTGCGTGGCACCGGGGCGCTGCTGACCGTGGACGCCGTGACCACCGCTGGAATGGAACCCTTCCACATGGCCGACTGGGGTGTGGATTACGCCTATACCGGCGCGCAGAAGTGCCTGAGCGCCCCTCCTGGTGTGGCCCCGGTGGCGATCAGCGAACGGGCGCTAGCACGGTATGCCGCCCGCCGCACTCCCACCCCGCTGTGGTACTGCGATTTCGAGGGCCTGCGCGATTACTGGACCCGCCATACCTACCATCACACCGTTCCGGTCAACCTGCATTTCGCCTTTCACGCCGCGTTGCAGGCCGCGCTGGAGGAAGGGATGCAGGCCCGTCAGCGCCGCGTGCAGCAGGTGGGCGAGGCGATTCTGAGCGCGCTGAAGCCGTTGGGCTTCTCGCCTTACGTTCGCCGCCCAGAAGACCGCCTGCCCACCGTACTGGCCCTGCGGTTGCCCGAGGGTTTTGACGATGCGGGCGTGCGTCAGGCCCTGCGGAAGCGCGAGATCAGCGTGACTGGCGGCCTCGGCCCCACCACAGGCGTGATCTGGCGTCTGGGCTTGATGGGTGAGGCCGCTCGGCCCGGCCCATACCGCGCACTGATGACCGCTCTGGAAGACATTCTCGGCGAACGTGGACTGGTGGAACGGTTCGACGAGTCACTGGACGGCGTGCTGGTCTGA
- a CDS encoding metallophosphoesterase, with product MRLAFISDIHGNIHALTAVKRFLTENIVNQVIVVGDLVGYGASPGPVIDFVKREGWPTGLGSSDMRVAIDLGDREGRRGVADQVLTWTKKMLAPEQTDFLRRLPPGGRIVTPVGRVRYFHGSPHDPEQRLDLMASERELEELAETLGARVIVVGGSHVPFSRVIGETTFVDPGSVGLSLNHEPGADVVIVDCVGRKPKVSLHKVTYDYASSAFDIMAWNLPPVIADVIKTGRMG from the coding sequence TTGAGATTGGCTTTCATCAGCGACATTCACGGAAATATCCATGCCTTGACGGCAGTCAAACGGTTTCTGACCGAGAACATCGTCAATCAGGTGATCGTGGTGGGTGATCTGGTCGGCTACGGCGCAAGCCCCGGCCCGGTGATCGATTTCGTCAAGCGCGAGGGCTGGCCCACCGGCCTGGGGTCCAGCGACATGCGCGTCGCCATCGATCTGGGGGACCGTGAGGGACGGCGCGGCGTGGCCGATCAGGTGCTGACCTGGACCAAGAAGATGCTGGCACCCGAGCAGACCGATTTCCTGCGCCGCCTGCCGCCGGGCGGACGGATCGTGACCCCGGTTGGGCGGGTGCGCTACTTCCACGGCAGCCCCCATGACCCCGAACAGCGGCTGGATCTAATGGCGAGTGAACGCGAGTTGGAGGAGCTAGCTGAGACGCTGGGCGCGCGGGTGATCGTGGTGGGCGGCTCGCACGTGCCGTTCAGCCGCGTGATCGGCGAGACCACCTTCGTCGATCCGGGCAGCGTGGGCCTCAGCCTCAACCACGAGCCGGGTGCGGACGTGGTGATCGTGGACTGCGTCGGGCGCAAGCCGAAGGTCTCGCTGCACAAGGTGACCTACGATTACGCCTCCAGCGCCTTCGACATCATGGCCTGGAATCTGCCGCCAGTCATTGCGGATGTGATCAAGACGGGACGGATGGGGTAG